One segment of Desulfosudis oleivorans Hxd3 DNA contains the following:
- a CDS encoding SulP family inorganic anion transporter, translating into MINAIFPFMAWLRGYNLDKFKVDGISGLTVALVLIPQSMAYAQLAGMPSYYGLYASFLPPLVAALFGSSRQLATGPVAVVSLMTSASLEPLATAGSEGYIAYAIMLALMVGIFQFSLGVLRLGLVVNFLSHPVVNGFTNAAAIIIASSQFSKLFGVDVDKAAHHYETIIRVVEAAIHYTHWPTFFMGALAFAIMVILKRINPRIPNVLVAVAVTTIMAWAMGFEHNTTVTLDAIQAPEVHETATAYNGCIDQIRAIVEERTAAMKHLDEAKTAHDAMSVMAAEHDLRVANYKIDQLKEEAHLYRDELRSKLFVADASGSVFYLNDPAAQNLSGRTWRIKLRAAALNPDSITMSGGGAVVGVVPKGLPAMSIPKIDMKIMLHLFPYAAIISLLGFMEAISIAKAMAAKTGQRLDPNQELIGQGLANMIGAAGKSYPVSGSFSRSAVNLQAGAVTGLSSAFTSLAVVIVLLFFTPLLYHLPQAVLAAVIMMAVIGLVNVSGFIHAWKAQWYDGAISIISFICTLAFAPHLDRGIMVGVALSLGVFLYKSMRPTVASLSRKEDDAFRAAMVHGLQKCKYIDLVRFDGPLFFANASYLEDKINDRMMQRKDLRHIVIAANAINDIDASGEETLSLLIDNVRSAGVKISFSGVNESVMRVLERTHLLARIGPENIYPTMEKAVCAIHADAHQNADEPDCPLMTVCRIA; encoded by the coding sequence ATGATCAACGCGATTTTCCCCTTTATGGCCTGGCTGCGGGGCTATAACCTGGACAAATTCAAGGTGGACGGCATTTCCGGACTCACCGTGGCCCTGGTGCTGATTCCCCAGTCCATGGCCTATGCCCAGCTGGCGGGCATGCCCTCCTACTACGGTCTGTACGCCTCTTTTCTGCCCCCCCTGGTCGCGGCCCTGTTCGGTTCCAGCCGGCAGCTGGCCACCGGTCCGGTGGCCGTGGTATCGCTGATGACATCCGCCTCCCTTGAGCCTTTGGCCACGGCGGGCAGTGAGGGCTATATCGCCTATGCCATCATGCTGGCCCTGATGGTGGGGATTTTTCAGTTCTCCCTGGGCGTGCTGCGGCTGGGCCTGGTGGTCAATTTTCTGTCCCACCCGGTGGTCAACGGTTTTACCAATGCCGCGGCCATCATTATTGCCTCGTCCCAGTTTTCCAAGCTGTTCGGTGTGGACGTGGACAAGGCGGCCCACCATTACGAAACCATCATTCGCGTGGTGGAGGCGGCGATCCACTATACCCACTGGCCCACATTTTTCATGGGGGCACTGGCCTTTGCCATCATGGTGATATTGAAAAGGATCAACCCCAGAATTCCCAATGTGCTGGTGGCCGTGGCCGTTACCACGATCATGGCCTGGGCCATGGGGTTTGAGCACAACACCACCGTCACCCTGGATGCGATTCAGGCCCCGGAGGTGCATGAAACAGCCACGGCCTACAACGGCTGTATCGATCAGATTCGGGCTATCGTGGAAGAGCGTACCGCTGCCATGAAGCACCTGGATGAAGCCAAAACCGCCCATGACGCCATGTCCGTGATGGCGGCCGAGCACGACCTGCGCGTGGCAAACTACAAGATCGACCAGCTCAAGGAAGAGGCCCACCTTTACCGCGATGAGCTGCGGTCCAAACTGTTTGTGGCCGATGCATCGGGATCTGTTTTTTACCTGAATGACCCGGCGGCCCAGAACCTTTCCGGCCGTACCTGGCGGATCAAGTTGCGCGCGGCGGCACTGAACCCCGACAGCATTACCATGAGCGGCGGCGGGGCCGTGGTGGGTGTGGTGCCCAAGGGACTGCCGGCCATGTCGATTCCAAAAATCGACATGAAAATCATGCTTCACCTGTTTCCCTATGCGGCCATCATCTCCCTTCTGGGGTTCATGGAGGCCATCTCCATTGCCAAGGCCATGGCCGCCAAGACCGGCCAGCGGCTGGACCCCAACCAGGAGCTCATCGGCCAGGGCCTGGCCAACATGATCGGCGCGGCCGGCAAGAGCTATCCCGTGTCCGGGTCGTTTTCCCGGTCCGCCGTCAACCTTCAGGCCGGCGCGGTCACCGGTCTGTCCAGCGCGTTTACGTCGCTGGCCGTGGTGATCGTGCTGCTCTTTTTCACGCCCCTTCTCTACCACCTGCCCCAGGCTGTTCTGGCCGCGGTGATCATGATGGCGGTGATCGGCCTGGTCAATGTCAGCGGTTTTATTCATGCATGGAAGGCCCAGTGGTATGACGGGGCCATCTCCATCATCTCCTTTATCTGCACCCTGGCCTTTGCCCCCCACCTGGACCGGGGCATCATGGTGGGGGTGGCGCTTTCCCTGGGCGTCTTTCTTTATAAAAGCATGCGGCCCACGGTGGCCTCCCTTTCCCGCAAAGAGGATGACGCGTTCCGGGCCGCCATGGTCCACGGCCTGCAGAAATGCAAGTACATCGACCTGGTGCGGTTTGACGGCCCCCTGTTTTTCGCCAATGCCAGCTACCTGGAAGACAAGATCAACGACCGGATGATGCAACGCAAGGACCTGCGCCATATCGTGATCGCGGCCAACGCCATCAACGACATCGACGCTTCGGGTGAAGAGACACTCTCCCTGCTTATTGACAATGTTCGCAGCGCGGGTGTAAAAATTTCCTTCAGTGGGGTGAACGAGTCGGTGATGCGGGTGCTGGAGCGGACCCACCTGCTGGCCAGGATCGGCCCGGAGAACATCTATCCCACCATGGAAAAAGCGGTGTGCGCCATTCATGCCGACGCTCACCAGAACGCGGATGAACCCGACTGCCCGCTGATGACGGTCTGCCGGATTGCATAA
- a CDS encoding TetR/AcrR family transcriptional regulator — MSKKHEILEVATFLFATKGFKETSMGEVAAMSDVASATIFYHFKTKEDLFLAVLSSVKDGILEEFSHYFGEKEFTDGAARLEASVAFYLYLAGTRQPWFLLLHRYYPYKLAEENEFCRTLLEEIYNCFVDIFEKALVEGQADGSVGSLSPRKTALVLLSTVDGIVRFKNCNLYDAGALYNELMSLIGRMVK, encoded by the coding sequence ATGTCAAAAAAGCACGAGATTCTTGAAGTCGCCACGTTTCTGTTTGCCACAAAGGGGTTCAAGGAGACCTCCATGGGTGAGGTGGCGGCCATGAGCGACGTTGCCAGCGCCACGATTTTTTATCATTTTAAAACCAAAGAGGACCTGTTTCTGGCCGTGCTGAGCAGTGTAAAGGACGGCATTCTGGAGGAGTTTTCCCACTATTTCGGTGAAAAAGAGTTTACCGACGGTGCGGCCCGGCTGGAGGCGTCAGTGGCCTTTTACCTCTACCTGGCCGGCACCCGGCAGCCCTGGTTTCTGCTGCTGCATCGCTATTATCCTTACAAGCTGGCCGAGGAAAACGAGTTTTGCAGAACCCTGCTGGAGGAGATTTACAACTGTTTCGTGGACATTTTTGAAAAAGCCCTGGTCGAAGGGCAGGCCGACGGATCAGTGGGCAGCCTTTCACCCCGTAAAACCGCCCTGGTGCTGCTCTCCACGGTGGACGGCATTGTCCGGTTCAAGAACTGCAACCTGTATGATGCGGGAGCGCTTTATAATGAACTGATGTCCTTGATTGGTCGCATGGTAAAATAA
- a CDS encoding CBS domain-containing protein: MNYIVKDLMVPISEYATVPVGATLFEAVLALEEAQLNFDRSKYQHRAILVMDDNNHVVGKLSQLNVLHALGADVDNREIKTIRQLDRFGFTPQFISAMEARRRFAGRSLKNICAAPAAMKVEQFMKATTPGEYVDENVTLESVIPQFVYGAHLSLLVTGNGDIVGILRLSDVFAAVFHAMEECHHEAAGAPSTDKPSGETG; the protein is encoded by the coding sequence ATGAACTACATCGTAAAAGACCTGATGGTGCCCATCTCGGAATATGCCACCGTGCCGGTGGGCGCCACCCTGTTTGAGGCGGTGCTGGCCCTGGAAGAGGCCCAGCTCAATTTCGACCGTTCCAAGTACCAGCACCGGGCCATCCTGGTGATGGACGACAATAATCACGTGGTGGGCAAGCTCAGCCAGCTCAACGTGCTGCACGCCCTTGGCGCTGATGTTGACAACCGGGAAATCAAGACCATCCGCCAGTTGGACCGGTTCGGATTTACGCCGCAGTTTATCAGCGCCATGGAGGCCCGGAGACGGTTTGCCGGCCGCAGCCTGAAAAACATCTGCGCCGCACCCGCCGCCATGAAGGTGGAGCAGTTCATGAAAGCCACCACCCCCGGTGAATACGTGGATGAAAACGTCACCCTGGAAAGCGTGATCCCCCAGTTTGTCTACGGCGCCCATCTCTCCCTGCTGGTGACCGGCAACGGTGACATCGTGGGCATTCTCCGCCTGTCCGACGTGTTTGCCGCCGTGTTCCACGCCATGGAAGAGTGTCATCACGAAGCCGCCGGCGCTCCATCAACCGACAAGCCCTCAGGAGAAACAGGATGA
- a CDS encoding transferase, whose protein sequence is MKELQRLLDRLIQRANINLREINYDATPVIQNLVPLRQMDKFYAFYGISNYHPLDLQFQHANLAGSYFLGKCRVASSLVYKSDVRGDELKKKGDVFKFQNFEIPITRDEGIDIEDSFLVKTLVHNFSHDPESLEWFFIKDTISTHYANIHGSPCDGCFLGPFATADLTTLRDCIIGAFSYVQAGEISHMSIKPGTIWVRSPGAFNFFYQYDRSRLEKYISYTTGSAPTGIFMEVAEACKEDFQNIFDRVHIEHPVAVPETASVDRYALVKGGTHISDNVLVAQRAFLDNAWMGKGANAQENCYIVNSRLEGNNVTAHGAKILDAELGKNVFVGFNSFLNGRPKTKLKIGEGCIIMPHTIIDAETPLAIPDGHLAWGMITGPADIKTNTISIKEFAAVSDHFSMGDLFFEGSGKAFVEAFEHRIQHILEANGAFCDGTCSLGHAQFNQKISFNTLQPYSEGDLKGLFPTITIRP, encoded by the coding sequence ATGAAAGAACTGCAACGCCTTCTGGACAGACTGATACAGCGCGCCAATATCAACCTGCGGGAGATCAACTACGACGCCACGCCGGTGATTCAGAACCTGGTGCCGTTACGCCAGATGGACAAATTTTACGCCTTTTACGGCATTTCCAACTATCATCCCTTGGACCTTCAGTTCCAGCACGCCAACCTGGCCGGCAGCTATTTTCTGGGAAAATGCCGGGTGGCCAGCTCCCTGGTCTACAAAAGCGACGTGCGGGGCGACGAACTCAAGAAAAAGGGAGACGTCTTTAAATTCCAGAATTTTGAAATCCCCATCACCCGGGACGAGGGCATCGACATCGAAGACAGCTTCCTGGTCAAGACCCTGGTGCACAACTTCTCCCACGACCCGGAATCCCTGGAATGGTTTTTCATCAAAGACACCATCTCCACCCATTATGCCAACATTCACGGCTCGCCCTGCGACGGCTGTTTTCTCGGCCCCTTTGCCACGGCTGACCTCACCACCCTTCGGGACTGCATCATCGGCGCCTTTTCCTATGTGCAGGCCGGCGAAATCAGCCACATGAGCATCAAGCCGGGCACCATCTGGGTGCGCAGCCCCGGCGCGTTCAACTTCTTCTACCAGTACGACCGGAGCCGGCTGGAAAAATACATCAGCTACACCACCGGGTCGGCGCCCACCGGTATTTTCATGGAGGTGGCCGAGGCGTGCAAGGAGGATTTTCAGAACATCTTTGACCGGGTCCACATCGAACACCCCGTGGCCGTGCCGGAGACAGCGTCGGTGGACCGGTACGCCCTGGTCAAGGGCGGCACCCACATCAGCGATAACGTGCTGGTGGCCCAGCGGGCCTTTCTGGACAACGCGTGGATGGGCAAGGGCGCCAACGCCCAGGAGAACTGCTATATCGTGAACTCCCGGCTGGAGGGCAACAACGTGACGGCCCACGGCGCCAAGATTCTGGACGCGGAGCTGGGCAAAAACGTCTTTGTGGGGTTCAACAGCTTTCTCAACGGCCGGCCCAAAACCAAGCTCAAGATCGGCGAAGGCTGCATCATCATGCCCCACACCATCATTGACGCGGAAACGCCCCTGGCCATTCCCGACGGCCACCTGGCCTGGGGCATGATCACCGGTCCCGCCGACATTAAAACCAACACCATTTCCATCAAAGAGTTTGCCGCCGTGTCCGACCACTTTTCCATGGGCGACCTCTTTTTTGAAGGCAGCGGCAAGGCCTTTGTGGAGGCCTTTGAGCATCGGATTCAGCACATCCTGGAGGCCAACGGCGCGTTTTGCGACGGCACCTGCAGCCTGGGCCACGCCCAGTTCAACCAAAAGATCTCCTTTAACACCCTGCAACCCTATTCCGAAGGAGACCTGAAAGGGCTCTTCCCGACCATCACCATCCGGCCCTGA
- a CDS encoding ORF6N domain-containing protein: MPKKHGDIIPEEKILNIIIVVRGKKVILDSDLATLYGVETRRLNEQVRRNIDKFPDDFMFQLTKGEFENLKSQFATSSSTWGGRRKLPLVFTEHGALQAANILNSSQANKMSVFIVRTFIKLREMALKNEKLSRKFIELEKRVSDHDEILIELVHEIRKLIDSPKGKKQSIGFIEPVKRKKKNIS, from the coding sequence ATGCCAAAAAAACATGGAGATATTATCCCCGAAGAAAAAATATTAAATATTATTATAGTTGTCCGGGGAAAAAAAGTTATACTTGATTCCGATTTGGCGACACTATATGGCGTAGAGACCAGACGCCTAAACGAGCAAGTTCGTCGCAACATTGATAAATTTCCAGACGATTTTATGTTCCAATTAACCAAAGGGGAATTCGAAAACTTGAAATCGCAATTTGCGACATCAAGTTCCACTTGGGGCGGCCGACGGAAACTCCCATTAGTTTTTACTGAACACGGAGCCTTGCAAGCAGCAAATATTCTGAATTCATCCCAAGCGAATAAAATGAGTGTCTTTATCGTCAGGACTTTTATCAAGCTCCGTGAGATGGCGTTGAAAAACGAAAAATTATCAAGGAAATTCATAGAATTAGAAAAACGCGTAAGCGACCATGACGAAATTTTAATTGAATTGGTTCATGAAATAAGGAAACTTATCGATAGCCCAAAGGGAAAGAAACAATCGATTGGCTTTATAGAACCAGTTAAACGAAAGAAAAAGAATATATCGTAG
- a CDS encoding cupin domain-containing protein, which translates to MPSLFDNLPPDLAEEFFETLWKTDSVKIERIVSKGHASPPGFWYDQEEDEFVLVVRGSAGLRFEGREDIVELRAGDWINIRAHVRHRVEWTDPAGETVWLAVFSRRESRS; encoded by the coding sequence ATGCCATCCCTTTTCGACAACCTCCCCCCCGATCTGGCCGAAGAGTTCTTTGAGACCCTGTGGAAGACGGACAGCGTTAAAATCGAACGGATCGTATCAAAGGGCCACGCCTCTCCACCGGGATTCTGGTACGACCAGGAAGAAGACGAGTTTGTCCTGGTGGTCAGGGGAAGCGCCGGTCTCAGGTTCGAGGGCCGGGAAGATATTGTTGAACTCAGGGCCGGAGACTGGATCAACATCAGGGCCCATGTGAGGCACCGGGTGGAGTGGACCGACCCGGCCGGAGAAACCGTGTGGCTGGCTGTTTTCTCCCGGAGAGAAAGCCGATCTTGA
- a CDS encoding ribbon-helix-helix protein, CopG family, with amino-acid sequence MIRTQIYLTEKQRNQLNAIAKVAGKNQSELIREAIDNLIGKTGGGHRASVLRQAAGIWKDRTDLPDFDALREEWNRN; translated from the coding sequence ATGATAAGAACCCAGATTTACCTGACGGAAAAACAGCGCAATCAGTTAAACGCCATTGCCAAGGTTGCCGGCAAAAACCAGAGCGAGCTTATTCGAGAGGCCATTGACAACCTGATCGGCAAAACCGGGGGCGGGCACAGGGCGTCGGTGTTGCGGCAGGCGGCCGGCATATGGAAAGACCGGACAGACCTTCCCGATTTTGACGCCCTTCGTGAAGAATGGAACAGGAACTGA
- a CDS encoding type II toxin-antitoxin system VapC family toxin, with protein MERPVLVDTDVLVDFFRGHEKAGAFVNTHHARIILSPIVIAELYAGVKGEAEQAALKDFFSLFPVVPISAEIGKAGGLYRRDYGKSHGVGLADAILAATAKIENAELKTLNTRHYPMFKGLKPAYTK; from the coding sequence ATGGAACGGCCCGTTCTTGTTGACACGGATGTTCTTGTTGACTTTTTCCGGGGGCATGAAAAAGCCGGGGCGTTTGTCAACACCCATCATGCGCGTATCATCCTGTCGCCGATTGTCATCGCGGAACTTTACGCCGGCGTCAAGGGAGAAGCGGAGCAGGCCGCGTTGAAAGACTTTTTCTCGCTTTTCCCTGTTGTCCCTATCAGCGCCGAAATCGGCAAGGCCGGGGGGCTTTACAGAAGGGACTATGGTAAATCACACGGCGTGGGACTTGCAGATGCGATCCTGGCCGCCACCGCGAAAATCGAAAACGCGGAGCTGAAAACGCTCAACACCCGGCACTATCCCATGTTCAAAGGGCTCAAACCGGCCTACACCAAATGA
- a CDS encoding cupin domain-containing protein gives MPSLLKNIPTDLAEEFIETLCSTDSVKIQRIVSKGHASPPGFWYDQEEDEFVLVVRGSAGLRFEGREDIVELRAGDWINIKAHVRHRVEWTDPAGETIWLAVHYD, from the coding sequence ATGCCATCCCTTCTCAAAAACATACCCACCGATCTGGCCGAAGAATTCATTGAGACCCTGTGTTCGACAGACAGCGTCAAAATCCAGCGGATCGTGTCAAAGGGCCACGCCTCTCCGCCGGGATTCTGGTACGACCAGGAAGAAGACGAGTTTGTCCTGGTGGTCAGGGGAAGTGCCGGGCTTCGGTTTGAGGGCCGGGAAGATATTGTTGAACTCAGGGCCGGAGACTGGATCAACATCAAGGCCCATGTGAGGCACCGGGTGGAGTGGACCGACCCGGCCGGTGAAACCATCTGGCTGGCCGTGCATTATGACTGA
- the recD2 gene encoding SF1B family DNA helicase RecD2: METTLTGQLERITYTSEESGFTVARVRVRGQQDPVTVVGPLLGVSPGEVLEMQGQWTTHPSFGDQFKVESYKARAPVTVEGIQKYLASGMIKGIGPVTAERITKKFGKKTLQVLETDISRLAKVPGIGKKRITMIQASWEAHKEVRDVMVFLQSQGIGSGYAMRIFQTYGTGTMDVVTNNPYRLAADVAGIGFLIADRIAEKLGFAKNSPVRVRAGVLHVLSSLGDDGHVYYPFEPLVRKSMEILGVDRALVVAAVADEATEKNIVVEELKDDDGEDGKGVYLAGYFLCETGIARRIKEQVATGKVIREIDTARAVDWVQKKLSITLAEKQAEAVRTAAKSKLMVITGGPGTGKTTIVKSVLHIINALGAVVLLAAPTGRAAKKLKEATGHEARTIHRLLEFSMAKGGFQRHDSRPLECDLLVIDEASMIDTVLMYHLLKAVPPHAVLILVGDVNQLPSVGPGNVLNDIISSGVAPVVTLNEIFRQARQSRIVVNAHLINQGQLPHIQNDDTAGDFFFVDQEDPDTVADTIVDLVTRRIPAKFDLDPFDDIQVLTPMHKGTVGAINLNNRLQKALNPESKGIVRGEATFGLSDKVMQIRNNYDKEVFNGDIGRIVRINQEARVLGVLFDGREVAYDFSELDELVLAYAISVHKSQGSEYPAVVMPVLTQHYILLQRNLVYTAVTRGRRLVVMVGTKKALAISVNNNRPNLRYTRLRQRLAGA, encoded by the coding sequence ATGGAAACCACATTGACAGGCCAGCTGGAGCGCATCACCTACACCAGCGAGGAGAGCGGGTTTACCGTGGCCCGGGTCAGGGTGCGGGGCCAACAAGACCCGGTTACCGTGGTGGGGCCGTTGCTGGGGGTGTCACCGGGTGAGGTCCTTGAAATGCAGGGCCAGTGGACCACCCACCCCTCCTTTGGTGACCAGTTCAAGGTGGAATCTTACAAAGCCCGGGCCCCGGTCACGGTGGAGGGCATTCAGAAATACCTTGCCTCAGGCATGATCAAGGGCATCGGCCCGGTCACGGCCGAGCGCATCACAAAAAAGTTCGGTAAAAAGACCCTTCAGGTCCTGGAGACCGACATCAGCCGCCTGGCCAAAGTGCCGGGCATCGGCAAGAAACGCATCACCATGATTCAGGCGTCCTGGGAGGCCCACAAAGAAGTCCGGGACGTGATGGTCTTTTTGCAGAGCCAGGGCATCGGCTCCGGCTACGCCATGCGCATTTTTCAGACGTATGGCACCGGCACCATGGACGTGGTGACGAACAACCCCTACCGGCTGGCCGCTGACGTGGCCGGCATCGGGTTTCTCATCGCCGACCGCATCGCTGAAAAACTGGGGTTTGCCAAAAATTCACCGGTGCGGGTGCGGGCAGGGGTGCTGCATGTGCTTTCCAGCCTGGGCGATGACGGCCATGTCTATTACCCCTTTGAGCCGCTGGTCCGAAAGAGCATGGAGATCCTGGGCGTGGACCGGGCACTGGTGGTGGCTGCCGTTGCCGACGAGGCAACGGAAAAAAATATCGTGGTCGAGGAGTTGAAGGATGACGACGGCGAGGACGGCAAGGGGGTTTACCTGGCCGGCTATTTTCTGTGCGAAACCGGCATCGCCCGCCGGATAAAAGAGCAGGTGGCCACCGGCAAGGTGATTCGGGAGATCGACACGGCCAGGGCCGTGGACTGGGTGCAGAAAAAGCTTTCCATCACCCTGGCCGAGAAGCAGGCCGAGGCGGTGCGCACCGCGGCCAAAAGCAAGCTCATGGTGATCACCGGCGGGCCGGGTACGGGCAAGACCACCATCGTAAAGTCCGTGCTGCACATCATCAACGCCCTGGGGGCCGTGGTGCTGCTGGCCGCGCCCACGGGCCGGGCCGCCAAGAAACTCAAGGAGGCCACCGGCCACGAGGCCCGCACCATTCACCGCCTGCTGGAGTTTTCCATGGCCAAGGGCGGGTTCCAGCGCCACGACAGCCGGCCCCTGGAGTGCGATCTTTTGGTGATCGACGAGGCCTCCATGATCGACACGGTGCTGATGTACCACCTGCTCAAGGCGGTGCCGCCCCATGCCGTGCTGATCCTTGTGGGGGACGTGAACCAGTTGCCGTCGGTGGGGCCGGGCAACGTGTTAAACGATATTATCTCCTCGGGCGTGGCGCCGGTGGTGACGTTAAACGAGATTTTCCGCCAGGCCAGGCAGAGCCGGATCGTGGTCAACGCCCATCTGATCAACCAGGGACAACTGCCCCATATTCAGAACGACGATACAGCCGGCGACTTTTTCTTTGTGGACCAGGAAGACCCGGACACGGTTGCCGACACCATTGTCGACCTGGTCACCCGCCGCATTCCGGCAAAGTTTGACCTTGATCCCTTTGACGACATTCAGGTGCTGACCCCCATGCACAAGGGAACGGTGGGCGCCATCAACCTGAATAACCGGCTGCAGAAGGCGTTAAACCCGGAGTCAAAGGGCATTGTCCGGGGCGAGGCCACCTTCGGCCTGTCGGACAAGGTGATGCAGATTCGCAACAACTATGACAAGGAAGTGTTCAACGGCGACATCGGCCGCATTGTCCGTATCAATCAGGAGGCCCGGGTGCTGGGCGTTCTGTTTGACGGGCGGGAGGTGGCTTACGATTTTTCAGAGTTAGACGAGCTGGTGCTGGCCTATGCCATTTCCGTGCACAAGTCCCAGGGATCGGAGTATCCGGCGGTGGTGATGCCTGTTCTGACCCAGCACTACATCCTGTTGCAGCGCAACCTGGTGTACACGGCCGTGACCCGGGGCCGCCGCCTGGTGGTGATGGTGGGCACCAAAAAGGCCCTGGCCATCAGCGTGAACAACAACCGGCCCAACCTGCGCTACACGCGGCTGCGCCAGCGGCTGGCCGGTGCATAA